In one Bacillus thuringiensis genomic region, the following are encoded:
- a CDS encoding tetratricopeptide repeat protein, with protein sequence MGKNQRIYKENGQVISFNQLADFFYKKGMRAYKGQKLQDAIKYFRRAAQSEKEPFILCQLATVLSEAGEYQESNQIFLKLVRSNPELEQCYYFIANNYAYMGLFQQAKKYADRYLEVAKEKEFVEDTLELLEIMEEEAMGAEEIEDEDDLIVMQEEANRYIRNGQLEEAIATLEIVTKDYPEFWSGHNNLAIAHFQSGNVDKALKLTEMILEKNPGNIHALCNTLIFLYSIGEHKQVEALAGQLVSVYPISFEHRLKLGTTLATIGYFEHAYKWFKLLKRQGYEGDVSFYYWFAYSAYMVKDQQLAEKMWQHVVELHPDKKGKEPWNALNLADEGQNVLFEELRKSFQQSATLEEQMLALYLMNELSTPEKVGFFFDITQAKNGVPIVSQLAKYFFLLNSHKSIPADLQQFEQCVRIADALYNYTKKDDELIEECLHFWFCTFIRLYTSGDIFTNVYGWSAAVEYIVRGEQGNKMTQSELGDVYNVSVATVRKYVQAVKRTHT encoded by the coding sequence ATGGGGAAAAATCAAAGGATATATAAGGAGAACGGACAAGTTATCTCTTTTAATCAATTAGCGGACTTCTTTTATAAAAAAGGGATGAGAGCTTACAAAGGACAAAAATTGCAAGATGCAATTAAATATTTTCGAAGAGCGGCACAAAGTGAGAAGGAGCCGTTTATTCTATGTCAATTAGCAACAGTATTATCTGAGGCTGGTGAATATCAAGAATCGAATCAAATCTTCTTAAAGTTAGTTAGATCTAATCCAGAACTTGAACAGTGCTATTATTTTATTGCAAATAATTATGCATATATGGGGTTATTTCAACAGGCGAAGAAATATGCAGATCGTTATTTAGAAGTTGCAAAAGAGAAGGAATTCGTAGAAGATACATTAGAACTTCTTGAGATTATGGAAGAAGAAGCAATGGGTGCGGAAGAGATTGAAGATGAAGATGATTTAATTGTTATGCAGGAAGAAGCGAATCGTTATATTCGTAATGGACAATTGGAAGAAGCAATTGCTACATTAGAAATTGTTACTAAGGATTATCCGGAGTTTTGGTCAGGGCATAATAATTTAGCCATTGCACATTTTCAATCTGGTAATGTAGACAAAGCACTGAAGTTAACAGAAATGATTTTAGAGAAAAATCCTGGTAATATACATGCGCTTTGTAATACGCTTATTTTTCTATATTCAATTGGAGAGCATAAACAAGTAGAAGCGTTAGCGGGACAGCTAGTTTCAGTATATCCAATTTCATTTGAACATCGTTTGAAACTGGGAACTACACTTGCAACAATTGGTTATTTCGAGCATGCATATAAATGGTTCAAACTATTAAAGCGTCAAGGATACGAGGGAGACGTTAGTTTTTATTATTGGTTTGCATATTCTGCGTATATGGTGAAAGATCAACAACTAGCTGAAAAAATGTGGCAACATGTCGTGGAATTGCATCCTGATAAAAAGGGAAAAGAACCGTGGAATGCGCTGAATTTAGCAGATGAAGGACAAAACGTGTTATTTGAAGAATTACGAAAATCATTTCAGCAAAGTGCGACGCTAGAAGAACAAATGCTAGCTTTATATTTAATGAATGAATTGTCAACGCCGGAGAAGGTTGGATTCTTTTTTGATATAACGCAAGCGAAGAACGGTGTTCCCATCGTGTCGCAACTTGCAAAGTACTTCTTTTTACTTAATAGTCATAAGAGTATTCCAGCTGATTTACAACAATTTGAGCAGTGCGTACGAATCGCGGATGCATTATACAATTATACGAAAAAAGATGATGAATTAATTGAAGAGTGTTTACACTTTTGGTTTTGTACGTTCATACGTTTATATACATCTGGAGACATATTTACAAATGTGTACGGCTGGTCAGCTGCGGTTGAATACATTGTACGCGGCGAACAAGGAAATAAAATGACACAGTCGGAGCTTGGAGATGTATATAATGTATCTGTAGCGACTGTCCGAAAGTATGTGCAAGCTGTTAAGCGTACGCACACATAA
- a CDS encoding acyltransferase, with protein MRRTTRYPVSGENSLWNVYKTVSFWKVMKNFIIIQIARYTPFLSVKNWLYRTFLRMKVGKKTSFALMVMPDIMFPEKITVGENSIIGYNTTLLAHEYLIREYRLGEIVIGNEVMIGANVTILPGVKIGDGATVSAGTLVHRDVPSGAFVGGNPMRIIYTKEQMTAREGSW; from the coding sequence GTGCGACGGACAACGCGCTATCCTGTTTCAGGAGAAAATTCGTTATGGAATGTGTATAAAACAGTGTCTTTTTGGAAGGTAATGAAAAACTTTATTATTATCCAAATTGCGCGTTACACGCCATTTTTATCTGTGAAGAATTGGTTGTACCGTACTTTTTTACGGATGAAAGTAGGAAAGAAAACATCATTTGCACTTATGGTTATGCCGGACATTATGTTCCCAGAAAAGATAACTGTGGGAGAGAATTCGATTATTGGCTATAACACAACGCTTTTAGCACATGAATATTTAATTCGTGAATATCGACTTGGCGAAATCGTCATTGGAAATGAAGTAATGATTGGAGCGAATGTAACAATATTACCAGGTGTGAAAATTGGAGACGGTGCGACTGTCTCAGCTGGCACACTTGTTCATAGAGATGTACCGAGCGGTGCTTTCGTAGGTGGAAATCCAATGCGTATTATTTATACGAAAGAGCAAATGACCGCAAGAGAAGGTTCATGGTGA
- the ppaX gene encoding pyrophosphatase PpaX: protein MKINTVLFDLDGTLINTNELIISSFLHTLHTYYPNQYKREDVLPFIGPSLHDTFSKIDESKVEELITSYRQFNHDHHDELVEEYETVYETVQELKKQGYKVGIVTTKARQTVEMGLQLSKLDEFFDVVVTIDDVEHVKPHPEPLQKALELLDAKPEEALMVGDNHHDIVGGQNAGTKTAAVSWTLKGRAYLEAYKPDFMLDKMSDLLPILSNMNRS from the coding sequence ATGAAAATAAATACAGTGTTATTTGATTTAGATGGAACGTTAATTAATACAAATGAACTTATTATTTCTTCTTTTTTACATACTTTACATACATATTATCCAAATCAATATAAGCGTGAAGATGTATTGCCATTTATCGGTCCGTCTTTGCATGATACTTTCAGTAAGATTGATGAAAGTAAGGTTGAAGAGTTAATTACAAGCTATCGTCAATTTAACCATGATCATCATGATGAATTAGTAGAAGAATATGAAACTGTATATGAAACAGTTCAAGAGTTGAAGAAGCAAGGTTATAAAGTTGGTATTGTTACAACGAAAGCGAGACAAACCGTTGAGATGGGATTACAGTTGTCAAAGCTTGATGAATTTTTTGATGTTGTCGTGACAATTGATGATGTAGAGCATGTGAAACCACATCCGGAGCCACTTCAAAAAGCGCTTGAATTATTAGATGCAAAACCAGAAGAGGCATTGATGGTTGGGGATAATCATCATGATATTGTCGGTGGTCAAAATGCGGGGACGAAAACAGCTGCGGTTTCATGGACGTTGAAAGGTAGAGCGTATTTAGAGGCTTACAAGCCGGACTTTATGCTAGATAAAATGAGTGATTTGCTACCGATTCTGTCTAATATGAACCGTTCATAA
- the lgt gene encoding prolipoprotein diacylglyceryl transferase, which translates to MLLASVPQLDRVAIQLGPFPVYWYGIIIGTGVLLGLWLATREGERLGIPKDTFVDLVLIAVPIAILFARMYYVIFEWEYYAQNPSQIINIRQGGLAIHGGLIGAVITGILFAKRRGVSFWKLADIAAPSILLGQAIGRWGNFMNQEAHGDEVTRQFLEGLHLPDFIINQMYIEGVYYHPTFLYESLWNFVGVILLLALRKVNLRRGELFFTYLIWYSVGRFFVEGLRTDSLMLGPLRIAQVMSIGLVVISIIFIIVRRKMGQADKRYLEN; encoded by the coding sequence ATGCTGTTAGCTTCTGTACCACAGCTTGACCGTGTAGCTATCCAACTTGGGCCGTTTCCTGTGTATTGGTACGGGATTATTATTGGTACAGGTGTGCTATTAGGTCTTTGGCTGGCAACTCGCGAGGGAGAAAGGCTAGGTATTCCAAAAGATACATTTGTTGACCTTGTATTAATTGCGGTACCGATCGCTATTCTTTTTGCGAGAATGTACTATGTTATTTTTGAATGGGAATACTACGCACAAAATCCGAGTCAAATTATTAATATTCGTCAAGGTGGTTTGGCGATTCATGGTGGTTTAATCGGGGCTGTTATTACCGGAATTCTTTTTGCGAAGCGACGTGGAGTTTCCTTCTGGAAGTTGGCTGATATTGCTGCTCCAAGTATTTTACTAGGACAAGCAATTGGCCGATGGGGAAACTTTATGAACCAAGAGGCGCATGGTGATGAAGTAACGAGACAGTTTTTAGAAGGTCTTCATTTACCAGATTTCATTATTAATCAAATGTATATTGAGGGTGTGTACTATCATCCGACGTTTTTATATGAATCATTATGGAATTTTGTAGGTGTAATTTTACTACTTGCATTAAGAAAAGTGAATTTACGTCGCGGGGAATTATTCTTCACATATTTAATTTGGTATTCAGTAGGACGCTTCTTCGTAGAAGGCTTACGTACAGATAGTTTAATGCTAGGACCACTTCGTATTGCACAAGTAATGTCAATTGGACTTGTTGTTATTTCTATTATTTTCATTATTGTGAGACGAAAAATGGGGCAAGCTGATAAAAGATATTTAGAAAATTAG
- the hprK gene encoding HPr(Ser) kinase/phosphatase, producing the protein MPKVRTKDLIEQFQLELISGEEGIHRPIDTSDLSRPGIEMAGFFTYYPADRVQLLGKTELTFFDTLTTEQKQERMKALCTEETPCIIITRNQDVPDELLQASRESGMPLLRSSQTTTRLSSRLTNYLEGKLAPTTAVHGVLVDIYGVGVLITGQSGVGKSETALELVKRGHRLVADDSVEIRQEDEDTLVGSSPDLIEHLLEIRGLGIINVMTLFGAGAVRNYKRITLVINLEIWDQKKNYDRLGLDEEKMKIIDTELTKITLPVRPGRNLAVIIEVAAMNFRLKRMGVNAAQQFSERLMSAIELGNQE; encoded by the coding sequence ATGCCGAAAGTAAGGACAAAAGATTTAATTGAACAATTTCAATTGGAGTTAATCAGTGGTGAAGAAGGCATTCATCGTCCGATTGATACAAGTGATTTATCACGACCTGGAATTGAAATGGCAGGATTTTTTACATACTATCCAGCAGATCGTGTGCAGCTTCTTGGTAAAACGGAGCTTACGTTCTTTGATACGTTAACAACAGAGCAAAAACAAGAGAGAATGAAAGCGCTTTGTACTGAGGAGACGCCATGTATTATTATAACTCGTAATCAAGATGTACCAGATGAGTTATTACAAGCATCACGTGAATCAGGCATGCCTTTATTACGTTCTTCTCAAACGACGACGAGATTATCAAGTCGTTTAACCAATTATTTAGAAGGTAAGTTAGCACCAACAACTGCTGTTCATGGTGTATTAGTAGATATTTACGGTGTTGGTGTTTTAATTACAGGTCAAAGTGGTGTTGGTAAAAGTGAGACAGCTCTTGAGCTTGTAAAGCGTGGCCACCGCCTTGTTGCTGATGATAGTGTAGAAATTCGCCAAGAAGATGAAGACACATTAGTAGGAAGCTCACCAGATTTAATCGAGCATTTATTAGAAATTCGTGGTCTAGGTATTATTAACGTTATGACGTTATTCGGTGCAGGGGCAGTACGAAATTATAAGCGTATTACACTTGTTATTAATCTTGAAATTTGGGATCAAAAGAAAAATTATGATCGCTTAGGTCTTGATGAAGAGAAGATGAAAATTATTGATACAGAACTTACGAAGATTACACTTCCAGTTCGTCCTGGTCGAAACTTGGCTGTTATTATTGAAGTAGCAGCGATGAACTTCCGTTTAAAACGTATGGGAGTCAATGCAGCACAACAGTTCTCAGAACGATTAATGAGTGCGATTGAGTTAGGAAATCAGGAGTAA
- a CDS encoding phage holin family protein: MRWIVSLLVNSVVLIAVSGLLKGIAPDAFYVANIQTAIIASIILAVLNVFVKPFLILITLPITVVTFGFFLIVINAITLKIADSLLGDAFNISGFGVAIVAAICISIFNMIIEKAIVEPLYEKKRK; encoded by the coding sequence ATGAGATGGATTGTATCACTTCTTGTAAATAGCGTTGTGTTAATCGCTGTATCGGGACTTTTAAAAGGGATTGCACCAGATGCATTTTACGTAGCAAATATACAAACTGCAATTATTGCGAGTATTATTTTGGCTGTTTTAAATGTGTTCGTAAAACCGTTTTTAATTTTAATTACGTTACCAATTACGGTTGTAACTTTCGGGTTCTTCTTAATTGTTATTAATGCGATTACGTTAAAAATAGCAGATTCATTATTAGGAGATGCTTTTAATATATCAGGATTTGGTGTAGCGATTGTTGCGGCAATTTGTATTTCAATTTTTAATATGATAATTGAAAAGGCAATTGTTGAACCTCTATATGAAAAAAAGAGAAAGTGA
- a CDS encoding DUF4275 family protein — MEFLEMLRKKNMKVREFQSWGIYFRKRWEDHFANHLSDEEKEDIFLYGDRYACGYLWHIFSYEKKKCLEGTEAERAFHNEAKKECYVFYQHCDEVLLIKDASLLHMDDILCETDDAYKGDIYIVDKDFTWTFVKTHENRWCGPYFARKC, encoded by the coding sequence ATGGAGTTTTTAGAGATGTTAAGGAAGAAAAATATGAAGGTAAGAGAATTTCAAAGTTGGGGTATATATTTTCGCAAGCGCTGGGAGGATCACTTTGCAAATCATTTAAGTGATGAAGAAAAAGAAGATATTTTTCTTTATGGAGATAGGTATGCATGTGGTTATCTATGGCACATATTTAGTTATGAGAAAAAGAAGTGTTTAGAAGGAACAGAAGCAGAGAGAGCGTTTCATAATGAAGCGAAAAAGGAGTGCTATGTTTTCTACCAACACTGTGATGAAGTACTGTTAATAAAGGATGCGAGTTTGTTACATATGGATGATATATTGTGTGAGACAGACGATGCGTATAAAGGCGATATCTATATTGTAGATAAAGATTTCACTTGGACCTTTGTAAAAACTCATGAAAATAGGTGGTGTGGTCCTTATTTTGCGAGGAAGTGTTAG